In Quercus robur chromosome 11, dhQueRobu3.1, whole genome shotgun sequence, the sequence TGGGTTTTGCTTCAGGATCAGCATCTTCCCCAGGGCACCTTGTTGAAAGAAAAGGTCCAGAGAGTAAAGAATTACCTTCGTAGATGGACGGGTCATTGATGGTTTGAAGTTGATTCTCAGATGGAATTTCTCTAGACAAGTTGTTAAATGACAAATTCAAGTAACTCAAGAATGTCAAGGATGACAAGCTTTGAGGAATGGGACCAAAAAGTTGGTTTCTTGAGAGATCAAGTGATTCCATACTTCTTAAGTTTCCAATGCTCTCAGGAATTTTTACTGTCAAGTGATTCATAGAGAGATTCACGATGCCCAATTTTAAGAGGCTTGTTATATTATCAGGTATTTCTCCTGACAGATTATTTCCTGATAGGTCTAAGGAATGGACAAGATAAATAGTAGTTTCATACACATATTCTCTTCCTTTAGTAAATACCACCATCTGCTCATAAACATTTGAAAGAGTGATTTGATCAGTTTTGCTCATATTCCCTAAACATGATGGGATTGCTCCAGACAAATCATTTTGTGCGAGGTCCAGaatttgaagatttgaaagaaGACACAATTGTTGAGGAATGTCCCCAACAAACAAGTTGGATCTTAGGCTTAACCTCAATAATGATGATACGCTCCCTCCTATCCATGTTGGTAGGTTTCCATAGAATTTGTATCCTCCAAGATCAAGGTTTGCCAATTTTGTGCAATTCCTCCAGATTAAAGGGAATTGttcttcaaaattatttttttcccaatgaTAACCACTGTAATGAACTCAAAAATTGCATTGAACTTGGAAGTTTACCAGATATATTGTTGTTTGTACCATCCAATAAATTTAACGACCACAAATCCTCCCAATGAGGAGGGAGTTCCCCAAATAGGCTGTTGCTTCTCAAAATAAGAATTTCCAAGTTTTTTAGCATTCCAATGGAAGGGGGGATCCTACCAGTTATAAAATTTGAAGCGAGTTCCAAGAGTCGTAAATTGGGAAGCATTTCATCTATGTTTTTAGGCATAGTTCcagaaaaattatttgtatgAAGGAATATAATTTCCATCTTTTCACTAGGAAAAAGTGGGACTTGACCATTGAAATTGTTGAAACTCAGATCCAAGTATGATGCAATAGAATAAAGATTGGAAGTTATTATGCGAAAGAGTCAAATCAGTGATCCTTGAAAATGTGGAAGTCCAAAACTCTTGCGGAATGGTGTCAGAAATGCCAGCATTATAAAGACTAAGAGTATCAAGTTCAGTTTGAGTTTGAAGCTATGGAGGAAAGTTGGGCCTATCAACATGTTATCTAACTGAACAAATCTTAGGTCAAAAGGAGGAACCCAATCATGTTTCACATCTAAAACCAATGATAGTGTTGTGGAAAGTACAGACAAGTCTAAAGATGTTAAACGTGTAAGATTCTTAAAATGGGCTTCGGTTAAGACACCTTCCCAATAATTCTCACCAAGATCCAAATAAGCAAGCATTGATAGATTTCCCACACTTTCCGGAATATAATGGAAAGAACCAGTATGAGGAGAAGAGAATGGAAAATAAAGATGATAGTTCTTACCATTCTGCTTGTGAAGTACTTAGACGTCTAAGGCTCTAGTTTTGTTGTATGTTTTGTAGTGGATACTTGAACTGCCCTGCCAAATCGATTTATAACATGGGATTCCGTGCAtgcattaattttgttaaaaatatcaGGCGATATCAGCTGGGTTACAAAATTCTTGTTTCAAATTCGCATAATTTGGGGTATCACGCAATGTGATAAGTCTTTGACGGGTTTGCACATGCATGTTCATAAAACTTTCATTTCATGTTAACCATTTGTAACTCAAACAACTATTTAAATAAGGCCAAAGCCAATCAAGTACCATATAACCTATTACGGTAACATACTAGGTAGAATACAGTGCAAACGAATATGCATAGCATTGAAGGTTAAGGGGCTGGCCAATTTAGACAGGTATTAGGATCAATTTCGTGGTTTGCAGCATGGGTTTACCTTGTAATTCACATTCAAAAGAAATGCTTCAAGCAAAAATAAAAGGCCAAAACAGAGGTCATACAGTAATATACAATATAAATTGATTGTAAATCTGATACCAAAACTAATGCTTCAAGCAAAATAGAAGGCCAAAACAGAGGttaaacaataatataaatgaACTTTGTAAATTCATAGCAAAACAAATGCTTCGAGCCAAAATGAAAGTCCAAAAACTGATGGTATACAATAATATAGATTGAATTTATAATTCGCATACCATTTAAGACTTTTTCGTATACAATTATAGAGGAACAAATTAGTACTTCCTCCGTCCCATTTTATTTGtcctatttgaaaagtcaaattttttaagggaacatcatttattgtcttgtctaccttttaaaaatttataagtttccaaaactatccttaaataaatttatcaaaaaattgaattagtaaattgataggggtataataggaacatcagtaaattaatgacttttatttttagaaacaggacaatattttgggacatcctaaaatggaatagaggacaaacaaagtgggacggagggagtaactTGTAAAATGCACGGAAAACTTAgacaaaatattattattatttctattttttgtctTAAGATGATAGTTACTAAtagccttttgttttattttattttatatctaatTTGCACATTGTGGTAGTTATTAAtagcctttttattttaattgtgacAAGATTCTAATGGAGTATCTAAATATGAAATAGAATTGAACTCAATTAAATGATATATATTAGAATTATATGTAAAATTATGAGTTCAATTAAAACCTAAattctttaactttttaaatattaaatgtcACAGAAAAATATTCATAGTCACAAATCCATGCTGTACACGGAACCTACTTGTCTATGTGTTTGGACTATTTGTAATAACTAGTTGATGCTCCATGTGATGCGTGAAAactttatacttttattttgaaataaattctAACTATTCTTTATGGCCTATAACACTTATCTTATGTTCAATTATAATATACGTATTATtgagaggaagaaaataaaaagaaacaaaattattatgaatatatatatatatatatatatatatatagcctaaatgaatttcacaattatttaattattttggctAATTAAAGTGTGCaattattgtaaggacacgattcgtaacgaaccgtaacagtgttgggttcgcacgtaaaaaggcccaaacaatatgatttgtagagcgtgggtttgaaaggctaggccttggtcaccaggcgATGGGTTTTTCGTGATATCCATACATGGTAAAGTCATcctcgccctaggagtctttctcctggaggtgggctgggaggctctggtttttggccatttttcccagcccccttttTGGATtgcttattttttcttttatactagcctgtgttccttatccttcgtccacatgtaggatcgacattctgagactgatacttgtcccatcagcccatatccaGAATGGTTggaggtggttgtaaaagctggagagtatggctctgtcaggtgcagaatattgaatggcagtaagggcagctttccctggtcgttatactttccagcatacccttttctattggtacagatattttagattttttcccaagttgtttctataccatttttgccctttcttcttaTGAGATCTcagacatgccgaggactgaatcgtcctcggctgtgtcccaaggatattttgtacttgtattaccgatCCTGGGCTATAACCCTTCTCAACTCGGGCCTTTAGACCCCAATGAATAAATGAGTCAGGgccacaaactattgggccccacaatagccccttaaaatcctgctgtccgacctcttggttgggAGAGGAGGATTTTGGTAACGGCGAGCCTTTATTACGGCTCGTTTAACTCTGTCTTTCATTAATActggtgtctcttcatctaccCAGGAAACATACCGGACTACGAGACATTCCTATGAATTCATTCACAATGCGTCCCCACCGTTTGATTATCCGAAACGCGCCTTTAATGGCTTACCTTTACGAGACTATTTAAATTCGACGGTTTGTTGATGATGTGGGGAAGTGGAACGGGTACATTCtcgtttacagattttcttggaaatctggacGGATTAAATACCTTCCGCTTTAcccttcatataagaaggaAGGCAAGAGGTTATTTCTCTTGTACAGAgacccttttaatccttctGAAATCTGAAACCTTTAGCTTCCTCCAGAGTTTACTTTATCCGCTAGTTGTATCTTAACTTGTGATACACTCGAGATAGGAGTAAGTAATGAAAGAACCAGAcccctcccagaaacaccaCATCCTTACGAAActcaaaatggctcggtcagggcaaggatggcggagactcaaggtCCTTCTTACCCtcctttcagtcaaaatccgaagcaggggcttaTCACGTCAaactttcggcgtgactgagctggggtcacccattatcagtaccagccgctctctcatgagcatagctaacatggcaccagcatGTTAagagtcaggactgacgcagggactaagtgcccctgcttcttcctctcttcgttcactggtgcctcattttgcctctctttcttcttctttccaccaccagatctaTCCTgatgcttttccttcttcctcttcttctcctccttctttctcttcatctcctctctcttcttctcctccttctttctcttcatctcctccctcttcttctgaagaaggtcctcctctcaatatgggcgctACTGGGGCAGAGTTTGGAAGGACTTCAAAGACGAGTTTAGAAAGGCATCTGACTGTTTATTTGTCTGTattgttgtgggttttttttttttttattattgtttttgtaatccaccttctgtataggcttgtttaagcccttctttgtacattgtaatacatctttatattaataaaagtcgttATTGCTTTACTTCACATGTTCTATCTCTTTATTTCTGAAATGGTTACGTGGTGAATAGACATACTATCTTGtaaatcctttttatttttacacgtTGACCGACGTCCAGGACCGAAATCTCAGTTAATAGAAAAATCTTACTCTGTgtttattgaaactatccgacttaataatactgaatcgaacaaatgatacttagagtTGAAACCCacattaagaagaaaaagacaggatattatgatgagcttattggGGCGGTCTGGCACAATACCGCCGACCGGAGAGCACAATACTTAGGACCGAAATCCCTTATCAAGGAAAAAGGTACTATTATGAACTTATGAGAGCTGTTCTGCACAATAATACCGACTTGAACAAATGATATTTAGGGTCAAAACTCTTgctaaggaaaagatattatcatgaatttaatagagttgtctggcacaataatgccgacctaaAAGAAAACAACACTTACCCCAAAATAGCCGAGATGACTACTGAATGTTCGGCGCGGTAtaggaggtaatcatccgaagacatataacccaaaaatgaatAGCCCCTCCAGGTTGCTGAGTAATAGGGCGTTTCACCATCTTCCTTACAACTTtcatagccttaaccttttTCTGGTATTTGAGCCAAGGATTGagcaacttaaaatttttattaagtagccgacctttccataggtttgagtccgaggaacataTGGTACCTTGGTTCTgactaaaacttgattttcccatccaagtagttggtttccccataggtttgagtccgaggaccatacaataccttggttctgtccaaaactcagttttctcatccaagtagttggtttccccataggtttgagtccgaggaccatacaataccttggttctgttcaaaactcagttttctcatctaagtagttggtttccccataggtttgagtcaggtttgagtccgaggaccatacaataccttggttctatccaaaactcagttttctcatctaagtagttggtttccccataggtttgagtccgaggaccatacaataccttggttctgtccaaaactcagttttctcatctaagtagttggtttccccataggtttgagtccgaggaccatacaataccttggttctgtccaaaacctagttttctcatctacgtagttggtttcctcataggtttgagtccgaggaccatacaacaccttggttctgtccaaaactcaattttctcatctaagtagttggtttccccatggttctgtccaaaactcagttttctcatctaagtagttggtttccctataggtttgagtccgaggaccatacaataccttggttctgtccaaaacctagttttctcatctaagtagttggtttccccataggtttgagttcgaggaccatgcaataccttggttctgtccaaaacctagttttctaatctaagtagttggtttccc encodes:
- the LOC126704711 gene encoding receptor-like protein EIX2; protein product: MPKNIDEMLPNLRLLELASNFITGRIPPSIGMLKNLEILILRSNSLFGELPPHWEDLWSLNLLDEQFPLIWRNCTKLANLDLGGYKFYGNLPTWIGGSVSSLLRLSLRSNLFVGDIPQQLCLLSNLQILDLAQNDLSGAIPSCLGNMSKTDQITLSNVYEQMVVFTKGREYVYETTIYLVHSLDLSGNNLSGEIPDNITSLLKLGIVNLSMNHLTVKIPESIGNLRSMESLDLSRNQLFGPIPQSLSSLTFLSYLNLSFNNLSREIPSENQLQTINDPSIYEGNSLLSGPFLSTRCPGEDADPEAKPNGGGNIGADKNDEDRPESLSFYISIIAGFIFGFCGVCGAQLLKHHRGKLTFKSLII